The Mauremys mutica isolate MM-2020 ecotype Southern chromosome 1, ASM2049712v1, whole genome shotgun sequence genome has a segment encoding these proteins:
- the IGSF11 gene encoding immunoglobulin superfamily member 11 isoform X1, which yields MPAEPLSLPGMTARGSGGWGLWVGPLAALLSLRGLVSPLEVSVSSGSIQVARGQTAILPCTFTTSAALTNLNVIWMVIPLSNANQPEQVILYQGGQIFGGAPQFYGRVGFAGTMPTTSASIFINNTQLSDTGTYQCLVNNLPDRGGRNIGVIGLTVLVPPSAPLCRIQGSLDVGSDITLTCNSEEGIPRPTYLWEKLDNAPRLPPTATQDQVQGTVTLRNISTVSSGLYQCVASNAIGTSTCLLDLQVIAPHPRSVGLIAGAVATGAVVLIVCIVLVAVALVYWKNKHKEEEEEEIPNEIREDDLPPKCSSATKAFHGDASSSENDTLTSSNTYNSRYWNDPKANHATDSFTRFSNNNDVRQPFSRSGSTNARPVYANGGHPSPAPPKTLVVTASTAPSPQEVARSNGSVSRKPRPQHTRSYAVSQATLERIGAVPVMVPAQSRAGSLV from the exons GTCTGGTGAGCCCCCTAGAGGTGTCAGTGAGCTCAGGGAGTATCCAGGTTGCTCGGGGACAGACGGCAATCCTGCCCTGTACCTTCACCACTAGCGCTGCCCTCACTAACCTTAATGTCATCTGGATGGTCATCCCACTCTCCAATGCCAACCAGCCAGAACAG GTTATTCTCTACCAAGGGGGGCAGATCTTTGGTGGTGCACCCCAGTTCTATGGGCGAGTGGGGTTTGCAGGGACAATGCCAACCACCAGTGCCTCCATCTTCATCAACAATACCCAGCTTTCGGACACTGGCACGTACCAGTGTTTGGTCAACAACCTTCCAGACCGAGGTGGCAGGAACATTGGAGTGATTGGACTCACCGTCTTGG TTCCTCCTTCCGCTCCGCTCTGCAGAATTCAGGGGTCCCTGGATGTCGGCAGCGATATTACCCTGACCTGCAACTCAGAAGAAGGCATCCCTCGGCCGACATACCTCTGGGAGAAGTTGGACAATGCTCCCAGGCTACCCCCGACTGCCACGCAAG ACCAAGTCCAGGGCACGGTCACCCTCCGGAATATCAGCACTGTGTCCTCAGGTCTTTACCAGTGCGTGGCTTCTAATGCCATCGGAACCAGCACCTGCCTTCTGGACCTGCAAGTCATTGCAC CTCATCCCCGGAGTGTTGGCCTGATTGCTGGAGCTGTTGCCACAGGTGCAGTTGTGCTCATTGTTTGCATTGTCTTGGTGGCTGTGGCACTGGTTTACTGGAAGAACAAACacaaggaggaagaagaggaggagattCCCAATGAGATAAG GGAGGACGACCTGCCACCCAAATGCTCTTCGGCCACAAAAGCGTTCCATGGTGATGCATCCTCCTCGGAGAATGACACCCTCACCTCCTCCAACACCTACAACAGCCGCTACTGGAACGACCCCAAAGCCAATCATGCCACAGACTCCTTCACCCGCTTCAGCAATAACAATGACGTGCGCCAGCCCTTCTCCCGCTCCGGGAGCACCAACGCCCGCCCTGTCTATGCCAACGGAGGCCACCCGTCCCCAGCTCCACCCAAGACGCTGGTGGTGACGGCCAGCACGGCACCTTCCCCACAGGAGGTGGCCAGGAGCAATGGCTCAGTCAGCCGCAAGCCAAGGCCTCAGCACACACGCTCCTATGCCGTGAGCCAGGCAACGTTGGAGCGGATAGGGGCTGTGCCTGTCATGGTGCCGGCCCAGAGCCGGGCAGGCTCCCTGGTGTAG
- the IGSF11 gene encoding immunoglobulin superfamily member 11 isoform X2: protein MVIPLSNANQPEQVILYQGGQIFGGAPQFYGRVGFAGTMPTTSASIFINNTQLSDTGTYQCLVNNLPDRGGRNIGVIGLTVLVPPSAPLCRIQGSLDVGSDITLTCNSEEGIPRPTYLWEKLDNAPRLPPTATQDQVQGTVTLRNISTVSSGLYQCVASNAIGTSTCLLDLQVIAPHPRSVGLIAGAVATGAVVLIVCIVLVAVALVYWKNKHKEEEEEEIPNEIREDDLPPKCSSATKAFHGDASSSENDTLTSSNTYNSRYWNDPKANHATDSFTRFSNNNDVRQPFSRSGSTNARPVYANGGHPSPAPPKTLVVTASTAPSPQEVARSNGSVSRKPRPQHTRSYAVSQATLERIGAVPVMVPAQSRAGSLV from the exons ATGGTCATCCCACTCTCCAATGCCAACCAGCCAGAACAG GTTATTCTCTACCAAGGGGGGCAGATCTTTGGTGGTGCACCCCAGTTCTATGGGCGAGTGGGGTTTGCAGGGACAATGCCAACCACCAGTGCCTCCATCTTCATCAACAATACCCAGCTTTCGGACACTGGCACGTACCAGTGTTTGGTCAACAACCTTCCAGACCGAGGTGGCAGGAACATTGGAGTGATTGGACTCACCGTCTTGG TTCCTCCTTCCGCTCCGCTCTGCAGAATTCAGGGGTCCCTGGATGTCGGCAGCGATATTACCCTGACCTGCAACTCAGAAGAAGGCATCCCTCGGCCGACATACCTCTGGGAGAAGTTGGACAATGCTCCCAGGCTACCCCCGACTGCCACGCAAG ACCAAGTCCAGGGCACGGTCACCCTCCGGAATATCAGCACTGTGTCCTCAGGTCTTTACCAGTGCGTGGCTTCTAATGCCATCGGAACCAGCACCTGCCTTCTGGACCTGCAAGTCATTGCAC CTCATCCCCGGAGTGTTGGCCTGATTGCTGGAGCTGTTGCCACAGGTGCAGTTGTGCTCATTGTTTGCATTGTCTTGGTGGCTGTGGCACTGGTTTACTGGAAGAACAAACacaaggaggaagaagaggaggagattCCCAATGAGATAAG GGAGGACGACCTGCCACCCAAATGCTCTTCGGCCACAAAAGCGTTCCATGGTGATGCATCCTCCTCGGAGAATGACACCCTCACCTCCTCCAACACCTACAACAGCCGCTACTGGAACGACCCCAAAGCCAATCATGCCACAGACTCCTTCACCCGCTTCAGCAATAACAATGACGTGCGCCAGCCCTTCTCCCGCTCCGGGAGCACCAACGCCCGCCCTGTCTATGCCAACGGAGGCCACCCGTCCCCAGCTCCACCCAAGACGCTGGTGGTGACGGCCAGCACGGCACCTTCCCCACAGGAGGTGGCCAGGAGCAATGGCTCAGTCAGCCGCAAGCCAAGGCCTCAGCACACACGCTCCTATGCCGTGAGCCAGGCAACGTTGGAGCGGATAGGGGCTGTGCCTGTCATGGTGCCGGCCCAGAGCCGGGCAGGCTCCCTGGTGTAG